In Nyctibius grandis isolate bNycGra1 chromosome 8, bNycGra1.pri, whole genome shotgun sequence, a single window of DNA contains:
- the CCN1 gene encoding CCN family member 1, translated as MGSAGTRPALAAALLCLARLALGSPCPAVCQCPAAVPQCAPGVGLVPDGCGCCKVCAKQLNEDCSRAQPCDHTKGLECNFGASPAALKGICRAQSEGRPCEYNSKIYQNGESFQPNCKHQCTCIDGAVGCIPLCPQELSLPNLGCPSPRLVKVPGQCCEEWVCDDSKDVLDELEGFFSKEFGLDDSEGELTRNNELIAIVKGGLKMLPVFGSEPQSRAFESPKCIVQTTSWSQCSKTCGTGISTRVTNDNPHCRLIKETRICEVRPCGQPSYASLKKGKKCTKTKKSPSPVKFTYAGCSSVKKYRPKYCGSCVDGRCCTPQHTRTVKIRFRCDDGETFTKSVMMIQSCRCNYNCPHAHEAYPYYRLVNDIHKFRD; from the exons ATGGGCTCCGCGGGCACCCGCCCCGCTCTGGCGGCCGCTCTCCTCTGCCTGGCCCGCCTG GCTCTGGGCTCGCCCTGCCCCGCCGTCTGCCAGTGCCCGGCGGCCGTGCCGCAGTGCGCCCCGGGCGTGGGGCTGGTGCCGGACGGCTGCGGCTGCTGCAAGGTCTGCGCCAAGCAGCTGAACGAGGACTGCAGCCGGGCGCAGCCGTGCGACCACACCAAGGGGCTGGAGTGCAACTTCGGCGCCAGCCCCGCCGCGCTGAAGGGCATCTGCAGAG CGCAATCCGAGGGGAGACCGTGTGAATATAACTCCAAAATCTACCAGAACGGCGAAAGCTTCCAGCCCAACTGTAAACACCAGTGTACGTGCATAGATGGAGCTGTGGGCTGCATCCCGCTCTGCCCGCAAGAGCTCTCTCTCCCTAACCTGGGCTGTCCCAGCCCCCGGCTGGTCAAAGTCCCCGGGCAGTGCTGTGAAGAGTGGGTCTGTGATGACAGCAAGGATGTGCTAGATGAGCTGGAAGGCTTCTTCAGCAAAGAGTTTGGCCTGGATGATTCCGAAGGCGAACTAACCAGGAACAATGAGCTAATTGCCATTGTGAAAGGAGGCCTGAAAATGCTACCTG tttttggaTCTGAGCCACAAAGCCGAGCTTTTGAGAGTCCCAAATGCATTGTGCAAACAACCTCCTGGTCCCAGTGCTCAAAGACGTGTGGAACTGGCATCTCCACAAGGGTTACCAACGACAATCCTCACTGCAGGCTCATCAAAGAGACCAGGATATGTGAAGTGAGGCCATGTGGCCAGCCTAGCTATGCCTCCCTAAAG aaggggaaaaaatgtaccAAGACTAAGAAGTCCCCATCCCCAGTGAAGTTTACTTATGCCGGATGTTCCAGCGTGAAGAAGTACCGCCCCAAGTACTGTGGCTCCTGCGTGGATGGCAGGTGCTGTACGCCTCAGCATACCAGGACTGTCAAGATCAGGTTCCGCTGCGATGATGGAGAAACCTTCACCAAGAGTGTCATGATGATCCAGTCCTGCAGATGCAACTACAACTGTCCACATGCGCATGAAGCTTATCCCTACTACAGACTAG